One genomic window of Tenacibaculum tangerinum includes the following:
- a CDS encoding cbb3-type cytochrome c oxidase N-terminal domain-containing protein, whose protein sequence is MKKYFQSIAYIIFIAVTLFAIATAIKSYENPFSLYEHPLVWIAAVALIIVIILKEALNIVSQQKAEQLQLEKDGIQPEEVDNWAWAKSIINKWTAAKAIEEEDEIILDHNYDGIKELDNNLPPWWLYLFYATIIFAAVYLTRYHILGADTQEMEYAHSVEEAKRELAAYKSNSKEAIVDAETATVLTDASDLSRGKAVYNLNCAACHVADGGGGIGPNLTDEYWILGGGMKNIFNTIANGGRDGKGMVAWNKTLKPKDIQKVASYIISLQGTTPAKPKEPQGELYKEDGEAPAVVMPTTEEQLKDSIQ, encoded by the coding sequence ATGAAAAAATATTTTCAATCTATAGCATATATCATTTTTATTGCAGTAACCCTTTTTGCTATTGCTACTGCAATTAAATCATACGAAAATCCATTTAGCTTGTATGAACATCCGTTGGTATGGATAGCTGCGGTAGCACTTATTATAGTAATAATTTTAAAAGAAGCTTTAAATATTGTTTCACAACAAAAGGCAGAGCAACTTCAATTAGAAAAAGACGGAATTCAACCTGAAGAAGTTGATAACTGGGCTTGGGCTAAGAGTATTATTAATAAATGGACGGCAGCGAAAGCCATAGAAGAGGAAGATGAAATAATTTTGGACCATAATTATGATGGAATTAAAGAGTTAGACAATAACTTACCGCCATGGTGGCTATACTTATTCTATGCAACCATTATTTTTGCCGCCGTATATTTAACAAGATATCATATACTAGGAGCAGATACTCAAGAGATGGAATACGCCCATTCAGTTGAAGAAGCAAAACGAGAGTTAGCAGCATATAAATCAAATTCTAAAGAAGCTATTGTCGATGCCGAAACAGCCACTGTTTTAACTGATGCTAGTGACTTGAGTAGAGGTAAAGCGGTATATAACCTAAACTGTGCTGCATGTCACGTAGCAGACGGAGGAGGAGGTATTGGTCCAAACTTAACCGATGAATACTGGATTTTAGGTGGAGGTATGAAAAATATTTTCAACACCATTGCCAATGGAGGAAGAGATGGAAAAGGTATGGTAGCTTGGAACAAAACACTAAAACCAAAAGATATTCAAAAAGTAGCAAGTTATATCATTTCGTTACAAGGAACTACACCAGCAAAACCAAAAGAACCGCAAGGAGAGTTGTATA
- a CDS encoding CcoQ/FixQ family Cbb3-type cytochrome c oxidase assembly chaperone, protein MLKFVKNHMETIAGIEIYPIISLTIFFTFFVVLFWWVFTAKKEYISSVSKLPFDN, encoded by the coding sequence ATGTTAAAGTTTGTAAAAAACCATATGGAAACTATTGCAGGTATAGAAATATACCCAATTATTTCGCTAACCATATTCTTTACGTTTTTCGTAGTGTTGTTTTGGTGGGTGTTTACAGCCAAAAAAGAGTATATAAGTAGTGTAAGTAAATTACCATTTGATAATTAG
- the ccoN gene encoding cytochrome-c oxidase, cbb3-type subunit I: MEMQQFYYDNKIVKKFIYATLLWGIVGFSVGLLLAFMFLFPNLTDGISWLSFGRLRPLHTNAVIFAFVGNAIYAGVYYSLQRLLKARMASDFLSNFNFWGWQLIIVAAAITLPLGITTSKEYAELEWPIDIAIALVWVAFGVNMIWTILKRRQRHLYVAIWFYLGTFVTVAVLHIFNSLELPVSFLKSYSVYAGVQDALVQWWYGHNAVAFFLTTPFLGLMYYFVPKAANRPVYSYRLSIVHFWSLIFIYIWAGPHHLLYTSLPDWAQNLGVAFSVMLIAPSWGGMINGLLTLRGAWDKVRVDPVLKFMVVAITGYGMATFEGPMLSLKNVNAIAHFSDWIIAHVHVGALAWNGFLTFGMLYWLVPRMFKTKLYSTALANFHFWIGTLGIIVYALPMYVAGFVQASMWKQFNPDGTLTYGNFLETVNEIIPMYWMRAIGGSLYILGALVMVYNIIITVRSGSDVTDELAEAPALTKVSKHRTSKEGWHTWLERRPIKLTIYATVAILIGGIVQIIPTLLVKSNIPTITSVQPYTPLELEGRDIYIREGCVGCHSQMVRPFRSEVERYGEFAKAGEFVYDHPFLWGSKRTGPDLLRVGGKYNDSWHLNHMYDPQSTSPGSIMPAYQWLVRNKLDKSDTESKMKAMVTLGVPYTEQDIANAQASMEQQGAKIQENLYADPDFATNYEADKKYAQENGQTFIEMKDREIVALIAYLQRLGTDIKVKDVEKQLSAKN, from the coding sequence ATGGAAATGCAACAATTTTATTACGATAATAAAATCGTAAAAAAATTCATCTATGCAACTTTACTATGGGGAATAGTAGGTTTCTCAGTAGGATTGTTATTGGCTTTTATGTTTTTATTCCCAAATTTAACAGACGGTATTTCGTGGTTAAGTTTTGGACGTTTAAGACCATTACACACGAATGCTGTAATTTTTGCTTTCGTGGGGAATGCCATATACGCAGGAGTATATTACTCGTTACAACGATTGTTAAAAGCCCGTATGGCGAGTGATTTTTTAAGTAATTTCAACTTTTGGGGGTGGCAGTTAATTATTGTTGCAGCAGCTATAACATTACCACTAGGAATTACCACATCAAAAGAATATGCCGAGTTAGAATGGCCAATCGATATCGCCATTGCTTTAGTTTGGGTAGCTTTTGGTGTGAATATGATTTGGACAATCTTAAAAAGAAGACAACGTCACTTATATGTAGCCATTTGGTTCTATTTAGGAACTTTTGTAACCGTAGCGGTACTACATATTTTTAATAGTTTAGAATTACCAGTAAGTTTCTTAAAAAGTTATTCAGTATACGCAGGAGTTCAAGACGCATTAGTACAATGGTGGTACGGGCACAACGCCGTAGCATTCTTCTTAACAACTCCTTTCTTAGGGTTGATGTACTATTTCGTGCCTAAAGCAGCAAACAGACCCGTATATTCATATAGATTATCTATCGTACACTTCTGGTCATTAATATTCATCTACATTTGGGCAGGACCACACCACTTATTATATACATCACTACCAGATTGGGCACAAAACTTAGGAGTAGCATTTTCTGTAATGTTAATTGCACCTTCTTGGGGAGGTATGATCAACGGGTTGTTAACACTTCGTGGAGCTTGGGATAAAGTACGAGTAGACCCTGTATTAAAATTTATGGTAGTAGCCATTACAGGATACGGTATGGCAACTTTCGAAGGTCCAATGTTATCATTAAAAAATGTAAACGCAATTGCACACTTTAGTGATTGGATTATCGCACACGTACACGTAGGTGCCTTAGCATGGAACGGATTCTTAACCTTCGGTATGCTATACTGGCTAGTACCAAGAATGTTTAAAACAAAACTATATTCTACAGCATTGGCAAACTTCCATTTCTGGATTGGAACGTTGGGTATCATAGTGTATGCCTTACCAATGTATGTAGCTGGATTTGTACAAGCTTCAATGTGGAAACAATTTAATCCAGACGGAACATTAACCTACGGAAACTTCTTAGAAACCGTAAACGAAATCATTCCTATGTATTGGATGCGTGCCATTGGAGGAAGTTTATACATCCTTGGAGCGTTAGTAATGGTATATAACATTATTATCACAGTACGCTCTGGTAGCGACGTTACCGATGAATTAGCAGAAGCACCAGCATTAACGAAGGTTTCTAAACACAGAACTTCTAAAGAAGGATGGCACACGTGGTTAGAAAGAAGACCTATTAAATTAACTATCTATGCTACAGTAGCTATTTTAATTGGTGGTATTGTTCAAATTATACCTACATTATTAGTAAAATCTAATATACCTACTATTACTAGCGTTCAACCTTACACACCATTAGAATTAGAAGGACGAGATATCTATATCCGTGAAGGATGTGTAGGATGTCACTCACAAATGGTACGTCCATTTAGATCAGAAGTAGAACGTTATGGAGAATTTGCAAAAGCAGGAGAATTTGTATACGACCATCCATTCTTATGGGGTTCTAAACGTACAGGACCAGATTTATTAAGAGTTGGAGGTAAGTATAACGATAGTTGGCACTTAAATCACATGTACGACCCACAAAGTACCTCGCCAGGATCTATCATGCCAGCATACCAATGGCTTGTAAGAAATAAGTTAGATAAGAGTGATACCGAAAGCAAAATGAAAGCAATGGTAACCTTAGGAGTTCCTTATACCGAGCAGGATATCGCCAATGCGCAAGCGAGCATGGAACAACAAGGAGCTAAAATTCAAGAGAACTTATATGCCGATCCAGATTTTGCAACCAATTACGAAGCAGATAAAAAGTATGCTCAAGAAAACGGACAAACTTTCATTGAAATGAAAGATAGAGAGATCGTAGCCCTAATTGCTTATTTACAAAGATTAGGTACCGATATTAAAGTAAAAGACGTTGAAAAACAATTAAGCGCTAAAAATTAG
- the ccoS gene encoding cbb3-type cytochrome oxidase assembly protein CcoS → MSVIYLLLTLSILVAVIFFIAFIVSVKSGQYDDSYTPSVRMLFDDELVKEETKN, encoded by the coding sequence ATGAGCGTTATTTATTTACTACTCACACTAAGTATTCTAGTGGCTGTTATTTTCTTTATAGCATTTATTGTTTCAGTAAAAAGCGGGCAGTACGACGATTCGTACACGCCGTCGGTACGTATGTTGTTTGATGATGAACTGGTAAAAGAAGAAACAAAGAACTAA
- the hemN gene encoding oxygen-independent coproporphyrinogen III oxidase, giving the protein MNSLIQKYNIPGPRYTSYPTVPYWDNDTFSKEKWIQTFKQSFIESNSSEGISLYIHLPFCESLCTFCACHKHITKRHEMENPYIETVLKEWQLYVDLVDETPIIKEIHLGGGTPTFFSEEQLKRLIDGIFLHAQKHPEHEFSFEGHPNNTTKEHLQTLYDVGFTRVSFGVQDYNLKVQEAIHRIQPFENVQNVHTWAKEIGYTSISHDLVFGLPFQTKENVIDTINKTKELQPDRISFYSYAHVPWVKGVGQRGFNEDDLPKNEEKRELYEIGKELFAEMGYIEIGMDHFALPTDSLYKATEEKTLHRNFMGYTANKTQLMVGLGMSSISDSWYGFAQNVKTVKEYEKIVNEGEIPVFRGHILSEEDLIIRKHILNIMCHFSTSWESASLQIENVEAHIEKLDEMIDDGLVFIEGEKLTVPEKARPYVRNICMAFDKKLHEKQPETKLFSMTI; this is encoded by the coding sequence ATGAATTCACTTATTCAAAAATACAACATTCCAGGGCCAAGATATACAAGTTATCCAACCGTTCCGTATTGGGATAATGATACCTTTTCAAAAGAAAAATGGATACAAACGTTTAAACAATCGTTTATAGAAAGTAATTCTTCAGAAGGAATCAGCTTGTACATTCATTTACCATTTTGCGAGAGTTTGTGTACGTTTTGTGCCTGCCACAAACACATAACAAAACGCCATGAAATGGAAAATCCGTATATAGAAACCGTTTTAAAAGAATGGCAATTGTATGTAGATTTGGTAGATGAAACACCGATAATAAAAGAAATTCATTTAGGAGGAGGAACCCCAACATTCTTTTCTGAAGAACAATTGAAACGATTAATAGACGGAATTTTTCTCCATGCACAAAAACACCCTGAACACGAATTCAGTTTTGAAGGACATCCAAACAATACGACAAAAGAACACTTACAAACGCTATATGATGTAGGATTTACAAGAGTGAGTTTTGGCGTACAAGATTACAATCTAAAAGTACAAGAAGCCATTCATCGAATACAGCCTTTTGAAAACGTACAAAACGTACATACTTGGGCAAAAGAAATAGGATACACATCGATTAGTCACGATTTGGTATTCGGACTTCCGTTTCAAACCAAAGAAAATGTAATCGATACCATTAACAAAACCAAAGAATTACAACCCGATAGAATTTCATTTTACAGTTATGCCCATGTACCCTGGGTAAAAGGAGTAGGGCAACGCGGATTTAACGAAGACGATTTACCAAAAAATGAAGAAAAACGAGAGTTGTATGAAATAGGAAAAGAGTTGTTTGCAGAAATGGGGTATATCGAAATAGGAATGGATCATTTTGCACTACCCACCGATAGTTTATACAAAGCAACTGAGGAGAAAACCTTACACCGTAACTTTATGGGGTACACTGCGAACAAAACACAATTAATGGTTGGGTTAGGCATGTCGTCAATCTCTGATTCTTGGTACGGATTTGCACAAAATGTGAAAACGGTAAAAGAGTACGAAAAAATTGTAAACGAAGGAGAAATCCCTGTGTTTAGAGGGCACATATTATCTGAAGAAGATTTAATCATCAGAAAACATATCTTAAACATTATGTGTCATTTTTCCACTTCGTGGGAATCGGCTTCGTTGCAGATAGAAAACGTAGAAGCTCATATCGAAAAGTTAGACGAAATGATTGACGACGGTTTGGTTTTTATTGAAGGAGAAAAGCTAACCGTTCCAGAAAAAGCAAGACCCTATGTGCGAAACATCTGTATGGCATTCGATAAAAAATTACACGAAAAACAACCCGAAACAAAGTTGTTTTCAATGACAATTTAA
- the deoD gene encoding purine-nucleoside phosphorylase, whose amino-acid sequence MSVHIGAKNGEIAETVLLPGDPMRAKWIAETFLENPVCYNDVRGMLGFTGTYQGKRISVQGTGMGIPSTLIYTHELITEYGVKNLIRVGTAGSYQKEVKIRDIVIAMAASTNSGLNTKRFHGADYAPTASFELFLKAIDAAKRKGISLKAGNVLSSDEFYADEFESYKKWAAYGVLCVEMETNGLYTVAAKNNVQALSILTISDSLVTGERTTADEREQTFKEMIEIALELA is encoded by the coding sequence ATGAGTGTACATATAGGAGCAAAAAACGGAGAAATAGCAGAAACTGTTTTATTACCAGGAGACCCTATGCGGGCCAAATGGATAGCCGAAACATTTTTAGAAAACCCAGTTTGTTATAACGATGTTCGTGGTATGTTAGGATTTACAGGAACCTATCAAGGAAAACGAATTTCAGTACAAGGAACAGGAATGGGAATTCCTTCTACGTTAATTTATACACACGAATTAATTACCGAATACGGCGTAAAAAATTTAATAAGAGTAGGTACTGCCGGATCGTATCAAAAAGAAGTTAAAATCCGCGATATCGTTATTGCCATGGCAGCTTCCACAAATTCCGGATTGAATACGAAGCGCTTTCACGGTGCCGATTATGCCCCAACAGCAAGTTTTGAATTGTTCTTAAAAGCAATCGACGCTGCCAAAAGAAAAGGAATCTCATTAAAAGCAGGGAATGTGTTGAGTTCAGATGAATTTTATGCCGATGAGTTTGAAAGCTATAAAAAATGGGCAGCCTATGGGGTGCTTTGTGTAGAGATGGAAACCAACGGATTGTATACAGTAGCAGCGAAAAACAACGTCCAGGCATTATCTATTTTAACCATCTCAGATAGTTTGGTTACAGGAGAAAGAACGACTGCCGATGAAAGAGAACAAACCTTTAAAGAAATGATAGAAATCGCATTAGAATTGGCTTAA
- the deoC gene encoding deoxyribose-phosphate aldolase, which yields MNINKYIDHTLLKATATKAEIVKLCEEAKEYNFYAVCVNGCYVELAAKELEGTEVKVAAVIGFPLGAMTTKAKVFEAKECIKNGASEIDMVINIGKLLAGDENYVEKEIRSIKEAIGEKILKVIFENCYLSKQQIKTVSQLAVESGADFVKTSTGFGTGGATFEDVMIMDSVVDGKAQIKAAGGIRDIQTALQYIEKGVTRLGTSSGVALVTSGISNKNEY from the coding sequence ATGAATATTAATAAATACATCGATCATACGTTACTAAAAGCTACAGCAACAAAAGCCGAGATCGTAAAACTATGTGAGGAAGCCAAAGAATATAACTTTTATGCAGTTTGTGTAAACGGGTGTTATGTAGAGTTGGCAGCCAAAGAGTTAGAAGGGACAGAGGTAAAAGTAGCAGCCGTAATAGGATTTCCTTTAGGAGCAATGACAACCAAAGCCAAAGTTTTTGAAGCCAAAGAGTGTATAAAAAATGGTGCTTCAGAAATTGATATGGTTATCAATATTGGTAAGTTGTTAGCAGGCGATGAGAATTATGTAGAAAAAGAAATTCGCTCAATAAAAGAAGCAATAGGAGAAAAGATTTTAAAAGTGATTTTTGAAAACTGTTACCTATCGAAACAACAAATAAAAACAGTAAGTCAATTAGCTGTAGAATCAGGAGCTGATTTTGTAAAAACATCTACAGGGTTTGGTACGGGGGGCGCCACTTTTGAAGACGTTATGATTATGGATAGCGTTGTAGATGGTAAAGCCCAGATAAAAGCGGCAGGGGGCATTAGAGATATCCAAACAGCGCTACAATATATAGAGAAGGGTGTTACACGCTTAGGAACCTCTTCAGGAGTAGCGTTAGTAACAAGTGGTATTTCAAACAAAAATGAGTACTGA
- a CDS encoding AraC family ligand binding domain-containing protein, with the protein MQVASFLEDIKFNELKPAVSLVLDTEFSKEIRVVFKKGQTMEDHQAPFAIIVQIVKGAIDFGVAGEVKQIVTGDIISLKPQVVHNLTATEESIVRLSLSKLDTLKRVKEV; encoded by the coding sequence ATGCAAGTAGCCTCATTTTTAGAAGATATAAAATTTAATGAACTCAAACCAGCAGTGTCTTTAGTATTAGATACAGAGTTCTCAAAAGAAATACGAGTGGTATTCAAAAAAGGGCAAACTATGGAAGATCACCAAGCCCCATTTGCAATCATTGTTCAAATAGTAAAAGGAGCTATCGATTTTGGAGTCGCAGGAGAAGTAAAACAAATAGTTACTGGAGATATCATTTCATTAAAACCACAAGTAGTACATAATCTAACAGCTACTGAAGAAAGCATCGTACGGTTATCATTATCAAAATTAGATACGTTAAAAAGAGTAAAAGAAGTATAA
- a CDS encoding heavy metal translocating P-type ATPase, which produces MESTTCFHCGNECDTKKNTIEDKFFCCNGCKTVFEIFSENDLTCYYDFQSNPGAIPEEIKGKYDFLDNEAIVDKLVEFNDGNIQVVNLYIPHIHCSSCIWVLENLHKLQEYVSSSQVNFPKKTVRITYNSEKTSLKEIVLLLSSIGYEPYISLEDYEVGKKKIDRSLIYKLGIAGFAFGNVMFLSFPEYFEVSEYWLEQYKGIFRWLMFIFSLPVVFYAGQDYFISAYKGLRSKILNIDVPIALGILVLFVRSTAEIVLDLGTGFFDSLTGLVFFLLLGKFFQQKTYNFLSFERDYKSYFPIAVTKITSDKKEENIQLYDVTKGDRLLIRNQELIPVDGILINGEAKIDYSFVTGEAVPVTKKSGDKLFAGGKQLSGSIEMEVLTSVSQSYLTQLWSNDVFQKDKNSSFKTLTDKISKNFTIIVLSIAFVSTAFWLYYDSSAALNVFTSVLIIACPCAIALAAPFTLGNILRIFGRKKFYLKNATVVEQLAAVNSVIFDKTGTLTTNKENTITYEGEELNTTQKSILKSSLRSSNHPLSRMLYASLQEEMLPVDAYQEYVGKGIETSYQQTRLKIGSSSFVANAKEQANLDTSVHISVNDEYKGKFVFKNAYRKGVKNLFSNLNKNYELSVVSGDNEGEKTFLKELLPKETTFLFNQKPQDKLHYVETLQERGESVLMVGDGLNDAGALAQSNVGVALSENINVFSPACDAILDATKFSEIGSYIKASQKSIQIIKYCFLLSLLYNVVGLYFAVTGQLMPVIAAILMPLSSISVVVFTTIATNMLGRKIK; this is translated from the coding sequence ATGGAAAGCACAACATGTTTTCATTGTGGTAACGAGTGCGATACAAAAAAAAATACAATAGAGGATAAATTTTTCTGTTGTAATGGATGTAAAACGGTTTTTGAAATTTTTTCAGAGAACGATTTAACTTGTTATTACGATTTTCAAAGCAATCCAGGAGCCATCCCCGAAGAGATAAAAGGAAAATATGATTTCTTAGATAATGAGGCTATTGTAGACAAGTTAGTAGAGTTTAACGATGGCAATATTCAAGTTGTTAATTTATACATTCCGCATATACACTGTAGCTCATGTATTTGGGTTTTAGAAAACTTACATAAACTACAGGAATATGTATCTTCATCACAAGTTAATTTTCCGAAGAAAACCGTACGAATTACTTATAATTCTGAAAAAACCTCGCTCAAAGAAATAGTACTATTGCTAAGTTCTATTGGGTACGAGCCTTATATTAGTTTAGAGGATTATGAGGTAGGGAAGAAGAAAATAGACCGTAGTTTAATCTACAAATTAGGAATAGCAGGTTTTGCCTTTGGAAATGTGATGTTTTTATCTTTTCCCGAGTATTTTGAAGTATCAGAATATTGGTTAGAACAATACAAAGGCATCTTTCGCTGGTTAATGTTTATATTTTCGTTGCCTGTGGTTTTTTATGCGGGGCAAGACTATTTTATTTCTGCATACAAAGGACTACGTTCAAAAATATTGAATATCGATGTTCCTATTGCCTTAGGAATCTTAGTGCTTTTTGTGCGTAGTACCGCAGAAATTGTGTTAGATTTAGGAACAGGCTTTTTTGATAGTTTAACAGGGTTGGTGTTCTTTTTATTATTAGGGAAATTTTTTCAGCAAAAAACCTATAACTTCCTGTCATTTGAACGTGATTACAAATCGTACTTCCCTATTGCAGTTACCAAAATAACTTCCGATAAAAAAGAAGAAAACATACAACTTTATGATGTTACGAAAGGAGACAGGCTGTTAATTAGAAATCAAGAATTAATTCCTGTTGATGGAATTTTAATAAACGGAGAAGCAAAAATAGATTACAGTTTTGTTACAGGCGAAGCGGTACCCGTTACGAAAAAATCGGGCGATAAGCTATTTGCAGGAGGAAAGCAACTGTCAGGAAGTATAGAAATGGAAGTGCTAACTTCAGTTTCACAAAGTTACTTAACACAGTTATGGAGCAACGATGTATTTCAAAAAGATAAAAATTCATCATTTAAAACCTTAACCGATAAAATAAGTAAAAACTTTACCATCATAGTACTGTCCATAGCGTTTGTATCTACAGCCTTCTGGTTGTACTACGATTCAAGCGCAGCATTAAATGTATTTACCTCGGTATTAATTATTGCATGCCCCTGTGCAATAGCCTTGGCAGCACCATTTACCTTAGGAAATATCCTGCGAATTTTTGGACGAAAGAAGTTTTATTTAAAAAATGCGACTGTAGTAGAACAATTGGCAGCAGTAAATTCAGTTATTTTTGATAAAACAGGTACCCTTACTACCAATAAAGAAAATACCATAACCTATGAAGGCGAAGAACTAAATACAACTCAAAAGTCCATTTTAAAAAGTTCTTTAAGATCATCAAACCACCCATTAAGCAGAATGTTGTATGCTTCTTTACAAGAAGAAATGTTACCAGTTGATGCTTATCAAGAATATGTAGGAAAAGGAATTGAAACAAGCTATCAACAAACAAGATTAAAAATAGGTTCGTCTTCTTTTGTAGCAAATGCAAAAGAACAAGCCAACTTAGATACGTCCGTACACATTAGTGTCAACGACGAGTATAAAGGAAAATTCGTATTTAAAAATGCTTATAGAAAAGGAGTAAAAAACCTATTCTCTAATTTGAATAAAAACTATGAACTATCAGTAGTTTCGGGAGACAATGAAGGAGAGAAAACTTTTTTAAAAGAATTATTACCTAAAGAAACAACATTCTTATTCAATCAAAAGCCACAAGATAAACTACACTATGTCGAAACGCTACAAGAGCGCGGAGAAAGTGTATTGATGGTTGGAGACGGATTAAACGATGCAGGCGCCTTAGCACAAAGTAATGTAGGAGTTGCATTATCAGAAAATATCAACGTATTTTCGCCTGCTTGCGATGCCATTTTAGACGCCACAAAATTTAGTGAGATAGGAAGTTATATCAAAGCATCACAAAAATCGATACAAATCATAAAGTATTGCTTTTTATTATCGTTACTATACAATGTTGTGGGACTTTATTTCGCAGTAACAGGACAGTTAATGCCAGTAATAGCAGCCATTTTAATGCCGCTCAGTTCAATTAGTGTAGTCGTGTTTACCACCATAGCAACCAACATGTTAGGTAGAAAAATAAAATAA
- a CDS encoding Crp/Fnr family transcriptional regulator, with the protein MSKCEQCIVREFNSLKALTKEELIRVTGCKTSKIVKKGEVLFDEGEYINGIFCVKDGVCKVSKMSDNGRDQIIHLIKKGDIIGERSLINNEASNLKAIAVNDMEVCFIPKEEILRDLENNASFSMDILKKMANSLKEADDVIVDMAQKTVKQRLAATLLLLDAKFDKNENGSMNISLSREDIANIIGTATESAIRLLSEFKKKKLIDLKGKEIFINDIKALRELSEGF; encoded by the coding sequence ATGAGCAAGTGTGAACAATGCATCGTTCGGGAATTCAATTCTTTAAAAGCTTTGACTAAAGAGGAATTGATTAGGGTGACGGGATGTAAAACTTCAAAAATAGTAAAAAAAGGAGAAGTACTTTTTGATGAAGGTGAATACATTAATGGTATTTTTTGTGTTAAAGATGGCGTTTGTAAAGTTTCTAAAATGAGTGATAATGGTCGAGATCAAATTATTCATTTAATTAAAAAAGGAGATATCATAGGCGAACGCAGTTTAATAAACAATGAGGCTTCTAATTTAAAAGCCATCGCAGTAAATGACATGGAAGTTTGTTTTATTCCTAAGGAAGAAATTCTTAGAGATTTAGAGAACAACGCTAGTTTCTCTATGGATATTTTAAAGAAAATGGCAAATTCTTTGAAGGAAGCAGATGATGTTATTGTTGATATGGCTCAAAAAACAGTAAAACAACGTTTAGCTGCCACGCTATTGTTGTTAGATGCTAAGTTTGATAAAAATGAAAATGGCTCTATGAATATTTCCTTATCAAGAGAAGACATTGCCAATATTATTGGCACGGCTACCGAAAGTGCCATTCGCTTGCTATCTGAATTTAAAAAGAAAAAACTTATTGACTTAAAAGGGAAAGAAATTTTTATTAATGATATAAAAGCATTAAGAGAACTTTCGGAAGGTTTTTAA
- a CDS encoding DUF3467 domain-containing protein, protein MAENKEPQLNIELDQEVAEGTYSNLAIINHSVSEFIVDFINIMPGVPKAKVKSRIILTPQHAKRLSKALADNIRKFEQAHGEIKDYEQPPIPMNFGGTTGEA, encoded by the coding sequence ATGGCAGAAAATAAAGAACCACAATTAAATATAGAATTAGATCAGGAAGTAGCAGAAGGAACCTATAGTAATTTAGCTATTATAAATCACTCTGTTTCAGAGTTTATAGTAGATTTCATCAATATTATGCCAGGTGTTCCCAAAGCAAAAGTAAAATCAAGAATTATCTTAACACCACAGCATGCGAAGCGTTTGTCAAAAGCATTGGCAGATAACATTCGTAAGTTCGAACAAGCACACGGTGAAATAAAAGATTATGAACAACCACCAATTCCAATGAATTTTGGAGGAACCACAGGTGAAGCATAA